A stretch of DNA from Hydrogenophaga sp. SL48:
TGGGCGACGGCGGGCTCGTCAACAACCTGCCGGTGGACGTGGCGCGGCGCATGGGCGCGGACGTGATCATCGCCGTCAACATCGGCACGCCGCTGGCCGGGCGCGAAACCCTGGGCAGCCTGCTGGGCATCACGACACAGATGGTCAACATCCTGACCGAACAGAACGTGCAGGCCAGCATCGCCACGCTCACGCCCAGCGACCTGCTGCTGGAGCCGCCGCTGGGCAAGCTGACCTCGGCCGATTTTGATCAGGCCAAGGCGCTGGTGGGCATCGGCACCGACCACGCGCGCTCGATGCGCGAGGCGCTGGCGCGCTTTGCGGTGGACGAGGCCAGCTACGCGCAATGGCGCGCGGCGCGCGGCATGAACGCGCAGGCCTACGCGGAGCGCATGGGCCAGGTGAAGGCGGTGCGCTTCGAGGGCGTGCCCGAGGCGCGCGCGCAGCAACTTGCGCACACTCTGGACACCGCGCCGGGGCAGCGCGTGGACGTGAAGCAGATCGAGACCGACCTGCAGAAGCTCGCGGCCAGCGGCGACTACGACCGCGTGGACTACCGGCTGGAGCGCGAGCGCGGCAACACCGACGAAACGCTGGTGGTGAGCCTGCGCGAGAACGACTGGGGCCCCAACTACCTGCGGCTGGGCATGGACCTGCGCACAGACTTCGAGGGGCGCGGCGCCTTCAACCTGCTGATCAGCCACAACCGCCACTGGCTCAACGACCTCGGCGCCGAGTGGCGCAACCGGCTGCAGCTGGGCGAGACGCTGGCGGGTTACTCCGAGCTGTACCAGCCCCTGGGCCAGGCCAACGAAGCCTTCGTGGCGGCCTACACCGACGCGAGCCTGAAGCGGGTCGAGGTGTATGGCAGCGATGGCAGCGCGCAGGGCATCGGCCGGCGCCAGGGCCTGCGGCTGGGCACCGACATCGGCTGGCCCATCGGCCTGCTCGGGCGCTACGGCGACCTGCGCGTGGGCCTGCAGCTGGGGCTGAACAAGGCCGTGCCCGAGCTGGTGTCGGCCGGCGTGCTCGACCCGGGCGAGGTGATCAGCTCGCAGAAGTGGCGCGACGCCGGCGTGCGCGCGGCGGTGATCTCGGACCAGCTGGACTTCGCCAACTTCCCCTCGTCGGGCTACCGCCTGCAGGGCGAAGTGGCGGCTGGCCGGCGCAGCCTGGACAGCGGTGCCAGCACCGGCTTCTCGCGGCTGGAGACCAGCGGCACGGCGGTGCACACCTGGGGCCGTCACAGCTTCAACCTCGGCGGCCGCTTCGCGCGCGCCACACAGATCCCGATCGGCGCCATCGACGAGTACTCGCTCGGTGGCTTCCAGCAGCTCTCGGGCTACCGCGTGGGCCAGGTCGCGGGCAACTACCTGCTGTTCGGGCGGCTCACCTATTACCAGCGCCTGCCCTGGAACGTGAGCGTGGCGCGCGCCCTGTTTGCCGGCGGGTCGGTCGAGGCAGGCAACGCCTGGGCCAGCCGCCGCGACATCAGCTTCAAGGGCCTGCGCACCGGCACCAGCCTGTTCATCGGCGCCGACACCGGGGTCGGCCCGCTGTACCTGGGCGTGGTCAGCGCGCCCAAGGGCTACACGGGGCTGTACCTGTTCCTCGGTCGACCGTGAATGCAGTGCTCCCAAACAGCCTGCACTGGCAACGCAGGCTGGGGTTCCACCTCTGCGCGGGTCGTTGTCCACATGCGGAGGCCCTCGCAGCCGCTGCAGCCTCAGGCGTCAGGAGCTCGGCACTTCACTTCAACTACCGATTTACACTTTTCTGCACTGCGTTATGTAGACATGCTGCTAAGCAGCCTCAACTTTTTTTTTTTAGAGGAAGAAAGTGGACAAACGACACGTCTTTGGGATCTACCTGACTTTATTTGTCATCCTCGCTCTGGCATTCATGGTGACTTCGTACTGGAACGGGGGCCTGAAGCACCTCGTTTTCGCCATCGTTGGGGTGCTGCTGACAATTGCATTTGCGGGACCAGTTGTCGTCTATGCCCTTCTTCACCAGATCTCAATCAACGTGCTCGGAGGATGGCAAGTTGGACCGAAGTCCGAAAGGTGGGAGCGATGCATCGCACTTCTATTGATTGGAGGACTTCCGCCGGGGTATTTCCTCTATCGCTCAGCAGCTTGGATGTGGAGGTGAGGCCGAAGCGACAGAAGTCACCTCGCACCCTGTTCAAAGGCCCACGACATTCACTACACCCCGGTTGTTCATAGCCGTTCGAAGATTCCTGCCGCCCCTTGCCCCATGCCCACACACATCGTGACCATGCCGTACTTCTTGTTGTGCCGACGCAGGGCGTGCACCACGGTCGCCGCGCGGATGGCACCGGTGGCGCCCAGCGGGTGGCCCAGCGCGATGGCGCCGCCCATGGGGTTGACCTTGGCGGGGTCGAGGCCCAGCGTGTTCAGCACCGCCAGCGACTGCGCGGCGAAGGCCTCGTTGAGTTCGAACCAGTCGATGTCGTCCTGCTTCAGGCCGGCGTTCTTCAACGCCGCCGGGATCGCCTCGACCGGACCAATGCCCATGAGGTGCGGCGGCACGCCGCGCGACGCGTAGCTCACGAAGCGGGCCAGCGGGGTGAGGTTGTAGCGCTTCAAGGCGGCCTCGCTCACCAGGATCAGCGCGCCCGCGCCGTCGCTGGTCTGCGAGCTGTTGCCGGCGGTCACCGAGCCGCGCGCGGCGAACACGGTGCGCAGCTTGGCGAGGCCTTCGAGCGAGGTGTCGGGGCGCGCGCCTTCGTCGAGGCTGATGATGCGGCTGGTGGTGCTGACCTCGGCGGTCTCCAGGTCCACGCTGCGGTCGGTCACTTCCACCGGCGTGATCTCGTCGGTGAACTCACCGTTCTTCATCGCGATCACGGCGCGCTGGTGCGACTGCACCGCGAACGCGTCCTGTGCGTCGCGCGACACCTTCCACTGCTGCGCCACCTTCTCGGCCGTGAGGCCCATGCCGTAGGCAATGCCGTAGCTCTCCACGTCGTCGGTGTTGCGGAAGATGGTGGGCGACAGGCTGGGCGTGTTGCCCATCATCGGCACCATGCTCATGCTCTCGGTGCCGGCGGCGATCATCACGTCGGCCTCGCCGACGCGGATGCGGTCGGCCGCCATCTGCACGGCCGACAGGCCGGAGGCGCAGAAGCGGTTGACGGTGATGCCGCCCACCGAGTTGGGCAAGCCCGCCAGGATGGCGCCGATGCGTGCGACGTTCAGGCCTTGTTGCCCTTCGGGAATGGCGCAGCCGCAGATCACGTCCTCCACAGCCTTCGGGTCCAGGCCAGGCACCTGGGCCATGGCCGAACGCAGCGCGTGGGCCAGCAGGTCGTCCGGGCGCAGGTGCTTGAACGAGCCCTTGTGCGAACGGCCGATGGGGGTGCGGGTGGCGGCGACGATGTAGGCGTCTTGGATCTGTTTGCTCATGGTTTTGCTCCTTCAGCGGTGTCTGGCCCCTTCCCCCTCTGGAGGAAGGCAGGGATGGGGGCAACGCCCGCCAGGTTGTTGAGTGAATGAAGGATGGCGCTCAGCACGCCATCGAGGTTCTGGAACGGTGCGTTGGACGGGAAGCGCAGCACTTCAAAGCCCTGGGCTTTGAGATACGCCTCCCGAGCCATGTCATAGGTCTGGCTGTCTGCATGCTGCGAGCCGTCGAGTTCGACGATCAGTTTTGGTTCGAGGCATGCGAAATCGGCGATGTAGGGGCCCAGCGGGTGTTGCCGACGGAATTTGAAACCCAGCTGTTCACCCCGAAGACCCGACCAGAGCTTGCGCTCGGCGTCGGTCATGTCCCGCCGCAGGGCACGGGCGTTGACTTGGGCTTTGGGGGTGGCTTGGTTTTGCATGGTTGTCTGGCTGGCGGAGAGCCCCCATCCCTACCTTCCCCCAGAGGGGGAAGGGGTCAGACACTTTCCCCTGAGGAGGGTCTTGCTCCTTCCCCCTCTGGGGGGAAGGCTGGGATGGGGGCAAGCACACCAAATACATCACATCAATTCCGAACCGGCTTCCCTGTATTCAACATCCCCAGAATCCGCTCCTGCGTCTTCGGGTGCACGATCAGCGAGCAGAAGGCCCGGCGCTCCAGCGTCATCAGGTAATCCTCGTTCACCAGCGTGCCGGGATCGACGTCACCGCCCGTCACCACGCCCGCGATCAGCGAGGCGATGTGGAAGTCGTGCTGGCTGATGAAGCCGCCGTCGCGCATGTTGACCAGGCTGCCCAAGATGGTGGCCTTGCCGTCGCGGCCGGCCACCGGGAACAGGCGCTTGTGCGGTGCGCGGTAGCCGCCATTGAACAAAGCCTTGGCCTCGTTGATGGCGACGAACAGCAGCTCGTCCTTGTGCGGCACGACCACGTCGGAGTGCAGCACGTAGCCAAGCTTTCTCGACTCCAGCGCGCTCGTACCCACCTTGGCCATGGCCGCGGCGGTGAAGCCTTCGGTGAGGAAAGGCAGCAGGTCCTTGCCGGTGGAGGTTTCGGCGTTCTCGGCCGCACGGCGGGCGATGTAGGTGAGGCCGCCGGCGCCGGGCACGAGACCCACACCCACTTCCACCAGACCGATGTAGCTCTCCATGTGCACCACGCGGCGCGCGCTGTACACGGCCAGTTCACACCCGCCGCCCAGCGCCAGGCCGCGCACGGCACTGACCACCGGCACGTTGGCGTAGCGCAGGCGCAGCATGGTCTGTTGCATGAAGCCTTCGGCATCTTCGATGGCGCTCACGCCCACGGCCATGAAGGCCGGCAGCATGGCCTGCAGGTCGGCGCCGGCGCTGAAGGGCTCGTCGCCCGACCAGATCACCAGGCCCTGGTATGCCTGCTCGGCCAGGTCCACCGCGGCCATCAGGCCTTCGCAGACCTCGGGGCTGATGGCGTGCATCTTGGTCTTGATGCTGGCGATCAGCACCTCGCCGTCCAGCGTCCAGATGCGGATGGCATCGTTTTCTTCGATGGTGGTGCCGGCCGTTTCGAACTTCGGCCCGGCCTCGCCGAGCAGCAGCTCGGGGAAGTGCTGGCGTCCGTAGACCGGCAGACTGCGGCGCGCCTCGAACACGCCCTTGGACGGGTTCCACGACCCCTGAGCGGTGTGCACGCCACCCGCCTCGGCGACCGGCCCCTTGAACACCCACTCCGGCAGCGGCGCTTTGGAGAGCGCCTTGCCGGCATCGATGTCTTCCTGGACCATCTTCGCCACATCCAGCCAGCCGGCTTCCTGCCACAGCTCGAACGGGCCCTGCTTCATGCCGAAGCCCCAGCGCATGGCCTGGTCCACGTCGCGCGCGGTCTCGGCGATGGTGGCCAGGTGCACGGCGGCGTAGTGGAAGCTGTTGCGCAGGATGGCCCAGAGGAACTGGCCCTGCGGGCCTTCGGCGTTGCGCAGCAGTTTCAGGCGCTCGGCGGCCGGTCGCTTGAGCATGCGGCCATAGACCTCGTCGGCCTTCTCGCCCGCAGGCACGTACGCTTCGCTCTCCAGGTCGAAGCGAAGGATGTCGCGGCCGACCTTCTTGAAGAAGCCGGCCTTGGTCTTCTGACCCAGGTTCTTGAGCTCCAGCAGTTTGGCCAGCACGGGCGGCGTGCCGAAGCTGCCATAGAACGGATCGGTCTCCAGGCTCAGGTTGTCCTGCAGCGTCTTGACCACATGCGCCATGGTGTCCAGGCCCACCACGTCGGCGGTGCGGAAGGTGCCGCTGCTCGCACGGCCCAGGCGCTTGCCAGTGAGGTCGTCGACCACGTCGTAGGTCAGACCGAAGTTCTCCACCTCTTTCATCGTCGCCAGCATGCCAGCGATGCCGATGCGGTTGGCGACGAAGTTGGGCGTGTCCTTGGCGCGCACCACGCCCTTGCCCAGTCCGCTGGTGACGAAGCTCTCCAGGTCGTCGAGGATCTGCGGCTGCGTGGTGGGCGTGGCAATCAGCTCCACCAGCGTCATGTAGCGCGGCGGGTTGAAGAAGTGGATGCCGCAGAAGCGCGGCTTGATCGCCTCGGGCAGCACCTCGGAAAGCTTGGTGATCGACAGGCCCGAGGTGTTGGACGCGACGATGGCGTGTTCGGCAATGAACGGCGCGATCTTCGTGTACAGGTCGAGCTTCCAGTCCATGCGCTCGGCGATGGCCTCGATGATCAGGTCGCAGTCTTTCAACTGCTCCATGTGCTCTTCGTAGTTGGCCTGGCCAATCAGGTCAGCGTCGCTCACCACGCCCAGCGGCGAGGGCTTGAGTTTCTTGAGGTTCTCGATGGCGCGGATGACGATGCCGTTCTTAGGGCCTTCCTTGGCCGGCAGGTCGAACAGAACCACCGGCACCTTGACGTTGACCAGGTGCGCAGCGATCTGCGCACCCATCACGCCCGCGCCGAGCACAGCGACTTTTTTCACTTGGAATCGTTTCATGAATCAGTTTCCTTTACGCGTCATGCAACGCGTGAGGGGGAGTTGTTCGAGGGGCACCGCGGAACCGGCTGTGCCGGGCCGCCAGTGCCGCCCCCTTGGGGGTCGCGCGGAGCGCGGCGGGGGTGTCATTCGATCCTTTGCCAGACCTGCGTGCGGTAGAACGGTCCGATGTAGCCGCGCATCTCCAGTTTTTTGCCGCCGTCGACCGGCTTGAGGCGCGTGCGGTAGACCTTGCCGTTGTTCGGGTCCACGATGTCACCACCGTCGTAGACGGCCTTGTCATCGCTGTTCTGCTTGAGGTTGCGCAGGATGGTCATGCCCAGCACGGGTTTGTCCTTGCGGTCGTCGGTGCACTTCTCACACACCGCGTCGGGCTTGGTGTCCGGGTCGAGCAGCTTTTCGATGCGGCCGGAGAAGACACCGTTGTTGTCCGTGATGCGCACCAGCGACTTCTCTTTCTTCGTGTCGTCGTCGATGGTCTTCCACAGGCCCGCCGGCGTCGACTGCGCGAAGGCGGACACGGCGGCAAGGCTCAGCAACGCGGTCAGGGCGGTCGTCTTCATGGCGGTCATGCCAAGGCCGCGTCGGTATCCATCAGCACCTTGCTGCCGGCGCGCGCCGTGCGCATCAGCGTCGCGGTCTCGGGGAACAGCTTGGCGAAATAGAAGCGCGCGGTCTGCAGCTTGGCCACGTAGAACGGGTCGGTGTTGCCGGCGGCGATCTCGCGCAGCGCGACCTGCGCCATGCGGGCCCAGAAGTAGCCGAACACCAGGTGGCCGGCCACGCGCAGGTAGTCCACCGCGGCGGCGCCCACCTCGTCGGGGTTCTGCAGGCCCTTGAAGCCCAGCTCCATGGTGAATTTGGTGATCTGCTCGCCCAGCACCGCCAGCGGGTTGATGAACTCGGCCATCTTCTCGTTGACGCCCTCTTCCATCACCAGCGCGCCCACCAGCTTGCCGAATTTCTTGAGCGTGGCGCCGTTGTTGCCCAGCACCTTGCGGCCCAGCAGGTCCAGGCTCTGGATGGTGTTGGTGCCTTCGTAGATCATGTTGATGCGGGCGTCGCGCACGAACTGCTCCATGCCCCATTCCTTGATGTAGCCGTGGCCACCGAAGACCTGCTGGCACATGGTGGCGGCCTGGTAGCCGTTGTCGGTCAGGAAGGCCTTGGTGATGGGGGTCAGCAGCGAGAGCATCTCGTCGCTGTCCTTGCGCACCTTCTCGTCGGGGTGGTTGTGCACCTTCTCCAGCAGCACCGAGCTGTAGATGGCGAGCGCGCGGCCGCCTTCGGCGTAGGCCTTGGCGGTCAGCAGCATCTTGCGCACGTCGGGGTGCACGATGATCGGATCGGCCGGCTTGTCCTTGGCCTTGGCGCCGGTCAGGCTGCGCATCTGGATGCGGTCCTTGGCGTAGGCCAGCGCGTTCTGGTAGGCCACCTCGGTCAGGCCGAGCGACTGGTTGCCCACGCCCAGGCGGGCGGCGTTCATCATCACGAACATGCCTTGCATGCCCTTGTGCGGCTGACCCACCAGGGTGCCGATGGCGCCGTCGATCACGATCTGCGCCGTGGCGTTGCCGTGGATGCCCATCTTGTGTTCCAGGCCGCCGCAGTAGATGCCGTTGCGCTCACCCAGCGAGCCGTCGGCGTTCACCAGGAACTTCGGCACCACGAACAGGCTGATGCCCTTGATGCCGGGAGGCGCATCGGGCAGGCGGGCCAGCACCAGGTGGATGATGTTGGGCGCCATGTCGTGTTCGCCGGCGCTGATGAAGATCTTGTTGCCGGTGATCTTGTAGGTGCCGTCGGCCAGCGGTTCGGCCTTGGTGCGCATCAGGCCCAGATCGGTGCCGCAGTGCGGTTCGGTCAGGCACATGGTGCCGGTCCACTCGCCGCTGGTCATCTTCGCGAGGTAGGTGGCCTTCTGCTCGGGCGTGCCGTGCGTGTGCAGCGAGGCGTAGGCGCCGTGCGTGAGGCCGGGGTACATGGTCCAGGCCTGGTTGGCCGAGTTCATCATTTCATAGAGGCACTGGTTCACCACCAGCGGCAGGCCCTGACCACCGAACTCGGGGTCGCAGGAGAGCGCGGCCCAGCCACCGTCCACATAGGTCTTGTAGGCCTCCTTGAAGCCCTTGGGCGTGGTGACTTCATGGGTCTTCTGGTCGAGCTTGCAACCCTCGGTGTCGCCGCTGATGTTCAGCGGAAAGATCACTTCGCTGGCGAACTTGCCGGCCTCTTCCAGCACCGCGTTGATGGTGTCGGCATCGACCTCCGCGTGCTGCGGCATGCCCTGGAACTCGGCGGTCACGTTCAGCACTTCGTGCATCACAAACTGCATGTCGCGCAGGGGCGGGTTGTAGACGGGCATGGGGATGAACTCCTGTGGGTTTGCGAACAAAAAGAATCAGACCTTGGGCGCTGCGCTCTTTCGCGCGCGCCTGGGTGCTGGTGGGGTGGTGTCGGCGGCCTGCGCTACACTGAAGCGGGCCACGATGCCTTCAAAGGCCGCCAGCGATCGCTTGAGCGAATCGGGGCTGCGCAGGAAACGCGCCTCGTAGTGCAAGGCCAAGATGAGCGAGTGGATCTCGAAGCGCATCTGGTCGGCGTCGGTGTCGGCGCGCAGGTGCCCCTCTTCGACCGCGATGTTGATGGCGCGCTGCATCGCGCTCAGCCAGGTGTTCACCGAGCTGGCCAGCGCGTCGCGCACCGGGCCGGGCCGGTCGTCGAACTCGACCGCGCCGCTGATGTAGATGCAACCCGAGTCGATCTCGACCGAGGTGCGCTTCATCCAGTTGTCGAACATGGCGCGCAGTCGGGGCAGCCCGCGCGGCGCGCTCATGGCGGGATAGAACACCTCTTCCTCGAAGCGTGTGTGGTACTCGCGCACCACCGAGATCTGCAGCTCTTCGCGCGAGCCGAAGTGGGCGAACACACCCGACTTGCTCATCTGCATGACCTCGGCCAAGGCACCGATGGACAGGCCCTCCAGGCCGATCTGCGTGGCCAGACCGAGCGCGGCGTCGACGATGGCCGCCTTGGTCTGCTGGCCCTTCTGCAGGGGTCGAACCTCGGCGGTTTCACGGCGGGCGCGCTTGACGGAAGAAGAGATGCTCATGCAGCGGGGTGATGGGTTGAAAAAACAAACCGCTCGTAAATCGAACGGTCGTGCTATTTTTACCGCAAAACGTGCCACCCATGCGATCAGCACGCCACAGGCATCGAAATTGTTTAGGGGCCAGGGCCTAAAAAGTCCGGAGAAGAACGTTCCGGTGCGGGTTTACCCGCACGCCTTGGCGCCATCCGTCTTGCATCCGGCTTGGCTTGGTGCGGACGCGCGAGGCGGTCAGCCCAGGGCACCGCCGGGCCGGCTCCGCCGGACGGCCAGTGCCGCCCCCTAGGGGGGGTCGCGCAAAGCGCGGCGGGGGTGATCCGTCTACAGCCGGCCGTCGGGCAGCAGCATGGCCAGGCTGTGGTCCAGGCTTTCGCTGGGTGAACGCTTGAAACCGCTGCGCGCAAAGCGCTGCAGCCGCCCCACACAAAACGAGGTGATCACCGATGCGTCGGCCTGTGCATCGACCGTGGGCGTGGTGGTGCCCACGAGCACGGCCGCTTCGCGCAGGTTCTGGCGCAGGGCCGATTCGATCTTGTCGAAGAAGAGATTCATGCGCTGCTGCAGCCGCTCGTTTTCAAACACCAGCGCGTCGCCCACCATGACGCGTGTCATGCCGGGGTTCTTTTCACCGAACTGCAAGAGCAGGCTGACCAGCTTGCGCGAACGAACGATCGCGTCGGGTTCGCGGTCACCCAGCTGGTTGATGAGGCCGAACACGGTCTGTTCGATGAATTCGATCAGGCCCTCGAACATCTGGGCCTTGCTGGCGAAATGGCGGTAGAGGGCGGCCTCGCTCACCTCGAGTCTGGCGGCCAGCGCCGCCGTCG
This window harbors:
- the slmA gene encoding nucleoid occlusion factor SlmA produces the protein MTSSAPLPMSAAASDAADSSEGVGRKRPKPGERKVQILQALATMLEQPGAERVTTAALAARLEVSEAALYRHFASKAQMFEGLIEFIEQTVFGLINQLGDREPDAIVRSRKLVSLLLQFGEKNPGMTRVMVGDALVFENERLQQRMNLFFDKIESALRQNLREAAVLVGTTTPTVDAQADASVITSFCVGRLQRFARSGFKRSPSESLDHSLAMLLPDGRL
- a CDS encoding TetR/AcrR family transcriptional regulator; protein product: MSISSSVKRARRETAEVRPLQKGQQTKAAIVDAALGLATQIGLEGLSIGALAEVMQMSKSGVFAHFGSREELQISVVREYHTRFEEEVFYPAMSAPRGLPRLRAMFDNWMKRTSVEIDSGCIYISGAVEFDDRPGPVRDALASSVNTWLSAMQRAINIAVEEGHLRADTDADQMRFEIHSLILALHYEARFLRSPDSLKRSLAAFEGIVARFSVAQAADTTPPAPRRARKSAAPKV
- a CDS encoding DUF2147 domain-containing protein, which produces MKTTALTALLSLAAVSAFAQSTPAGLWKTIDDDTKKEKSLVRITDNNGVFSGRIEKLLDPDTKPDAVCEKCTDDRKDKPVLGMTILRNLKQNSDDKAVYDGGDIVDPNNGKVYRTRLKPVDGGKKLEMRGYIGPFYRTQVWQRIE
- a CDS encoding 3-hydroxyacyl-CoA dehydrogenase/enoyl-CoA hydratase family protein is translated as MKRFQVKKVAVLGAGVMGAQIAAHLVNVKVPVVLFDLPAKEGPKNGIVIRAIENLKKLKPSPLGVVSDADLIGQANYEEHMEQLKDCDLIIEAIAERMDWKLDLYTKIAPFIAEHAIVASNTSGLSITKLSEVLPEAIKPRFCGIHFFNPPRYMTLVELIATPTTQPQILDDLESFVTSGLGKGVVRAKDTPNFVANRIGIAGMLATMKEVENFGLTYDVVDDLTGKRLGRASSGTFRTADVVGLDTMAHVVKTLQDNLSLETDPFYGSFGTPPVLAKLLELKNLGQKTKAGFFKKVGRDILRFDLESEAYVPAGEKADEVYGRMLKRPAAERLKLLRNAEGPQGQFLWAILRNSFHYAAVHLATIAETARDVDQAMRWGFGMKQGPFELWQEAGWLDVAKMVQEDIDAGKALSKAPLPEWVFKGPVAEAGGVHTAQGSWNPSKGVFEARRSLPVYGRQHFPELLLGEAGPKFETAGTTIEENDAIRIWTLDGEVLIASIKTKMHAISPEVCEGLMAAVDLAEQAYQGLVIWSGDEPFSAGADLQAMLPAFMAVGVSAIEDAEGFMQQTMLRLRYANVPVVSAVRGLALGGGCELAVYSARRVVHMESYIGLVEVGVGLVPGAGGLTYIARRAAENAETSTGKDLLPFLTEGFTAAAMAKVGTSALESRKLGYVLHSDVVVPHKDELLFVAINEAKALFNGGYRAPHKRLFPVAGRDGKATILGSLVNMRDGGFISQHDFHIASLIAGVVTGGDVDPGTLVNEDYLMTLERRAFCSLIVHPKTQERILGMLNTGKPVRN
- a CDS encoding acyl-CoA dehydrogenase C-terminal domain-containing protein; translation: MPVYNPPLRDMQFVMHEVLNVTAEFQGMPQHAEVDADTINAVLEEAGKFASEVIFPLNISGDTEGCKLDQKTHEVTTPKGFKEAYKTYVDGGWAALSCDPEFGGQGLPLVVNQCLYEMMNSANQAWTMYPGLTHGAYASLHTHGTPEQKATYLAKMTSGEWTGTMCLTEPHCGTDLGLMRTKAEPLADGTYKITGNKIFISAGEHDMAPNIIHLVLARLPDAPPGIKGISLFVVPKFLVNADGSLGERNGIYCGGLEHKMGIHGNATAQIVIDGAIGTLVGQPHKGMQGMFVMMNAARLGVGNQSLGLTEVAYQNALAYAKDRIQMRSLTGAKAKDKPADPIIVHPDVRKMLLTAKAYAEGGRALAIYSSVLLEKVHNHPDEKVRKDSDEMLSLLTPITKAFLTDNGYQAATMCQQVFGGHGYIKEWGMEQFVRDARINMIYEGTNTIQSLDLLGRKVLGNNGATLKKFGKLVGALVMEEGVNEKMAEFINPLAVLGEQITKFTMELGFKGLQNPDEVGAAAVDYLRVAGHLVFGYFWARMAQVALREIAAGNTDPFYVAKLQTARFYFAKLFPETATLMRTARAGSKVLMDTDAALA
- a CDS encoding endonuclease domain-containing protein — encoded protein: MQNQATPKAQVNARALRRDMTDAERKLWSGLRGEQLGFKFRRQHPLGPYIADFACLEPKLIVELDGSQHADSQTYDMAREAYLKAQGFEVLRFPSNAPFQNLDGVLSAILHSLNNLAGVAPIPAFLQRGKGPDTAEGAKP
- a CDS encoding patatin-like phospholipase family protein, with amino-acid sequence MRLYPLASLARALSFGLLSLLLASPALAQTTTTPDAAVVSKPRVALVLSGGGARGISHVGVLKVLEEARVPVDVIVGTSMGAIIGGLYASGMGADDLEREILAVDWGDVFERREPRQLLSQRRKEEDFELSPVLQLGFRDGEFRLPTGAVSTRSLEMLLRRYTLSTRLLATFDGLPTPFRAVATDMETGKAVVMDHGDLAAALRASMSVPGVFSPLEVDGRILGDGGLVNNLPVDVARRMGADVIIAVNIGTPLAGRETLGSLLGITTQMVNILTEQNVQASIATLTPSDLLLEPPLGKLTSADFDQAKALVGIGTDHARSMREALARFAVDEASYAQWRAARGMNAQAYAERMGQVKAVRFEGVPEARAQQLAHTLDTAPGQRVDVKQIETDLQKLAASGDYDRVDYRLERERGNTDETLVVSLRENDWGPNYLRLGMDLRTDFEGRGAFNLLISHNRHWLNDLGAEWRNRLQLGETLAGYSELYQPLGQANEAFVAAYTDASLKRVEVYGSDGSAQGIGRRQGLRLGTDIGWPIGLLGRYGDLRVGLQLGLNKAVPELVSAGVLDPGEVISSQKWRDAGVRAAVISDQLDFANFPSSGYRLQGEVAAGRRSLDSGASTGFSRLETSGTAVHTWGRHSFNLGGRFARATQIPIGAIDEYSLGGFQQLSGYRVGQVAGNYLLFGRLTYYQRLPWNVSVARALFAGGSVEAGNAWASRRDISFKGLRTGTSLFIGADTGVGPLYLGVVSAPKGYTGLYLFLGRP
- a CDS encoding acetyl-CoA C-acyltransferase, which produces MSKQIQDAYIVAATRTPIGRSHKGSFKHLRPDDLLAHALRSAMAQVPGLDPKAVEDVICGCAIPEGQQGLNVARIGAILAGLPNSVGGITVNRFCASGLSAVQMAADRIRVGEADVMIAAGTESMSMVPMMGNTPSLSPTIFRNTDDVESYGIAYGMGLTAEKVAQQWKVSRDAQDAFAVQSHQRAVIAMKNGEFTDEITPVEVTDRSVDLETAEVSTTSRIISLDEGARPDTSLEGLAKLRTVFAARGSVTAGNSSQTSDGAGALILVSEAALKRYNLTPLARFVSYASRGVPPHLMGIGPVEAIPAALKNAGLKQDDIDWFELNEAFAAQSLAVLNTLGLDPAKVNPMGGAIALGHPLGATGAIRAATVVHALRRHNKKYGMVTMCVGMGQGAAGIFERL